In Mixophyes fleayi isolate aMixFle1 chromosome 3, aMixFle1.hap1, whole genome shotgun sequence, the genomic stretch gtgtatctatgtataaatgtTAGACCACAGAATATGTTACCTTTCCTTATTCATTCACAAATATTTGTTGTAAACAAATAAGATTATTCTAATAGTTTTCAAAtagcaatgtttttatttttattttaatgtttactcATCTGCTACCTCCCCTTGTTTGACTTGCCGGGGTAGCTGAATTTTACATTGGGATGTAACTGATTTATTAATGGAACATGGAATATAATATTTTCTGAAGCTTGGTATCTATATCTATGCTGTGAAATTAAAACTTCTGATGCATATAATGGTATGCGTGGCCTTCTCTTCTGTCATGatttcctctctttctctcctctttcAGGCTTATGGAGACACAGAGTTTAGGACGCTCGTTGCATTTGGATGCAAGGAGCCTGATTGCCTATTGgttcatttttttatgttttttccttcATCTGTGTTACCTGTTCTCCAATCACTCTGTTTGACGTATGggctttcttttcttttgcattACAGGTAAGGGGCCACTGGAAATCTAGGTGATTGGGCATTCCTTTGTACATTGGGCTGCTTTGCATCGGTTGGTGGTGGACACTTATTTCATAAGGAAGTGGAGATGTGTCCCTTATTGTCTTGTCattcatttgggaggtaatgatTTTGGCCATGGATCTTCAATTAGTCTGATTTTGAGGACTCAAGTGGATATGACTGATGTGGTTTCCAGGTGGCCTCATCTAGTAATCTGCTTGTCTGATATTATTCATAGGTGGGTTTGGAGGAATTGGAGTGGTGGAGAAGATGCAGAGAAAGGTGAATTCTGTTTTCTGATTTGTGTGGTTCATAGGTGGTATCTGGATTGAACACCCACGGATCAAgttttgctttctgcatctttaTAGGCGTGATGATGTGCACTTGATGGAGGAGGGACTAGGCATTTTATTGGTGCATTTGCAGAGTTTGAGGGGATTTTGTTAGGTCAATATGGTGGCGGGCCTTGGTCCCTTACGGCACTTGGCGTGGACGGAAAGCATTGGCAGCCAGAGGCCAATAACTGATGGGTGCACGGTTATTTAGCTGAAGATTCCACATCCCTTCGAAGAGTCAGGCTTTGGTTTCTGTTACAGGCACCACTCCTGGGAGCATGTTTGTTGGTTGCTTTCTGTCAGCCCAAAGGGGATGTGGGTCTTAAGGTATATGAATACCCAGTTTTTGTTAGGGTGCGCCCTTAAGAGTTAATTGTCCCCTAGTTAATTTACATTGAGAGGTTAAGTGACCCTCACTGTGATATGTAGGGAATTCATTCTAATTGAGCTGCTTATTCTTTCTATTCCACAATATGTTCTCAGATTAATAAATCTGATCTCTTACTCTGTCTGCGCTTTTATTTAATGATAAGATTTCAGTTTTGGTTTAGGGCGAGTCATGCCATGCTATAAAAGCATTACCACAGGGTGCTGGGGCTTTGGGTATTATTCCAACCTTGGCATTATCTGAAAAAACTcggtatgttctccccatatttgtgtggattattattattattattattattattattatcatttatttgttaggcggcacaagatttctgcagcgccgtacacagtacaaacagtagactatacagggtgaatgtcactcaccggacggttggtgcctctggtttgggacatgggtctctctctctcttgccggtgCCTGTTCGGCGCCgcgccgtccgccatcttgaccaaggattgcgcatgtgcagaaaccacgaactgttaaaaccttgctcatagtctcattggacaatcaatcacctctcactacttaaggcacctgttactctattaccgttgcctgttctttggttctcattcccttgtgactctgaggtgtttccggtttctactcgtgctccctgtttgctgtggaacatacctgcgcttggacaagccttctctctaTATCGTGGTACAACTGGCCAGCCGCAGAACACTcgacgctaccttgttacatacctgcacctggacaagtcgtctctccatattagtggtacaacttgctagtcgcagaccactctacgctaccttataacatacctgcacccggacaagtcttctctccatatcagtggtacaacttgctagccgcagaccgctccacgctatctagtattataccagcatctgcacaagtctttacatttaccagcgggaacatatgtcaggagcagcttaccctactattttgcatggtacctgttattaggactaaagcctatagtgcctctgaagtatagatGCGAGTCGCTggctctcctgctgcattattgattggtcctttcatagactttatccagttgtcatatattggtctgctgtatgccacctgtgtgctaatgcactttggaactttctcctccttttattactgctcatcagtctaccgtgttaccattgtttccattgttcagagactctttatttatatcattgacattcccttttctattcagttgtacagttccgtatattcaccacacttcccagagggccgcgacctgcacagtggcagccactaaaaccatactcccttgcgggagttcctggagaagaccagccactgtcttaaactccgcgcctctggtaaagtgaaattccacctggtgaattctgggtaaaactcctagtgcccgtgacagtgaaacagtacagaacaataaacaaaaaataccaatactccaggcaggctaatgaagtaaagacggagcagaagaaccagtatggagacaggagggaagacgaccctgctcatacaagcttacatcctaagggagggtaaacaaaatcaggcacaaaggggagccagttgaagcatgggggagagaaggggggcatgaaggagagaagggagaacgagcagaggagatgagggggttaagtggatggttggtaggctttgaggaacaggtgagttttaagtgcccgtttgaaagagcacagattaggaaagagacggatggagcgagggaggtcattgcagtgaaggggggccagacgGTTAAATTTCTGGATTCTTGAGTAGGAAGAGGTGATcatagtggaggagaggtgacagtcATTGGCTGAGCACAGGGAGAGGGCAGAagtatgaatggagaggaggttagagatatagggggcagtagactgggagagagtcttgtAAGTGgcggtaaggagtttgaaaaggattctgtaggggaaggggagccagtgcaaggcagaggaggagctgcatgaaaggaagatgagtcttgcagccacattgagtatagagcggaggggggcgggatgggagtgggggaggccagtaaggaggaggttgcaataatcgatgagtgcgtggatgatagatttggtggcatcctgagagaggaaggaccATATGCGGGCGATGTTGGAAGCAATAggtttgggcaagagattgaatgttggggcaaaagagagaggagtcaagggcgacacacaggcagcggagttgggtgacagaggagatgatggtgttgttaacaacgatagaggtCATGGTTGGAGGCGAGTCTAGGGAGAGGAAAGACAATGacttcagttttagagatgttaattttgaaaaatctcgaggacatccaggaggagatgacagagagacagtcagatacacgagagaggaaggttgaggaaagatcaggagaagagatgtagagatgaatgtcatcagcataaaggtgatagagaaaaccgaaggaggagatgagaacaccaagggaggaagtatagagcgaaaagagtagagggccgagaacagagccctgagggactcctacagggagaggggagggggtggaggaagaaccagacgtgggtacagagaaggagcggttagcgaggtatgagggaTTCCTCTGGGCTCTCCcatttccccccacactccaaaaacatagtgaaaggttaattggcttctgatgaaagTAACTCCAGGCAAGGAATTATGTAATTGATTAAACAGTCTCTGGAATGTGATTTGAAATATataggcactatataaagaaaaataaatatacatacagcATTAACGTTcatttagatcaggcctgtccaacctgcggccctacaggtgttgtgaaactacaagccccagcatgctttgctggtagacaaccagttgatagctggaggggcatgctgggacttgtagtttcacaacacctggagggccgcaggttggacaggcctgatttagatcAATCTATATGTTCTAATAAATCACTCTGAGGGATCATATACAACCCATGGAAAATGCGCAGTgaatatttttgcacaaatttGCGAGTTTACGACTTCAAAGATGCATGTTCTTATTCTGAATTTTAACTTCCTTCAGTGTTGatatttcatgtgtcacatttgtatcTTTCAGTTTTTTAATGACATTGGTTTATGTGAGTTTATGAAATCTACCTAGATGGCAAAAAATGCATGCCACCAAAGTACTGGCTGGTATCTGATCACTGCCAACTGAACGAGCATGCTTATTTAGGAGTGGTTTAAAAAACAACTTTCATATTTTAACCTCCTAAGTAGTGAAGTGAGTACCGCATTTCATTGATGTATGAAGCATAGGTGTGAGTGAAGGTACAGTATATTCAGATGTGCACTAGAAAGGATAAGAACTGGCAACAATTGTTCTTCTCTCTTACATTACTGAGACTACTTGACATTCAGCAAGGTGCGCCCAATCTTAACCTGCATAAGGTACAGCATTTTGTTTGCCAACAGTCACTTTCATCTTGGCACATTTATCCATCTCCATATCTGAACAAACATGTGCAAATGTGTAGAAATAGGTGGAGGACATGCTTAGCCATCTAACTACCTACAGCAGCAACTGAAAGGACAAATCAATGTAAAGATTTGTATTAACGTATACTGTAAAACAAATATTGTCAATCTTAGAATTTCTGATTTATCATTAAAGTAGAAATTAGGCAATAAGAAAATGTACATCATTATTCATTAGTAACAATATGCTGGAATGGAGAAGCTTCTGCTTGAGACAGCAACTGCAGTTTTCCTCTTTATAGGCATACGCTGTCCTTGCCTTTACTTTACTATATTACTCTCCATGGCTATGTTCTATGGGCAGATATGTACAGTAAGATATTCATTTACAGAAAATCATTTATTTTCACCAAAAACAGTTCAAAAGATAAATAACTCTGGTATCCCAGCAGCCAAAATTGTTGGACGTCTTATAGGGTGTTTTCTCTGCCATACACCACACCAATAACCAGATGTCTCTCCCCTAACATGCTGTACACTTTTGGATAGTAGAGTTATGGTACTATACATTTGATAGTGATGTCATGGTAGTGTGTACTGGATACTAGTGTTAGGGTTGGTGGTATAGGTTGGACTCTGGTGTGATGGGGGTGCAGATCGGATAATGCTCTCATGACAGTCTAAACTGGATACTAGTAGCATGGTAGTGTACAGTGGATACTATTGTAATTGAGATGTACATTGGGCTCTAATGTCATGGTGGTATACATTGAATATTAGTGGCACAGTGGTATAGATTGGTTTCTAATGTTATGGCAGTATAGAGTGAATACTAGTGTTGCGGTGTTCTAGATTATGAATTTAAATTGGTGGTGCAGATTGGATAATTGTCTTATGATGGTCTAGATTGGATACTAGTGTCATGGTAGTGTACAGTGGATACAAGTGTAATTAATTTGTGCATTGGATACTAAAGTAATGGTGGTATAGAATGGATACTAGTGTTGTGGTGGTCTAAActgtgaaattaaatttccagtaTGCATTTAATTAGCAAATAAAGAGAACTTAATCAAAggtttgtttgctgttttttttatttatagcaggAATTTAAAAGTAATGGCATTGATCTCTTAAATATCCAGATCAATAAGATAGTTGGCAATTTGTTTCACGGCCAGCATAGTCTCTCTGCAAGTTGGTTCTATGTCATGCTCAGGAAGCAGAAAACCATAGTCGCCTTCATCGCGCAACTCAAAGGCAAATGAGTATTTTATTCCTTCATCATAGGACCAGTCAATAGAAGAGCCACTAACTGGATCTACAAATAGAAATAGTACATTGATTACTTGAAAAAAACAAGCTATTACTAATACATAGAACTTCCAAAAAACAATTAAGTTAGAACACAGAATCCACACTGTTCTCAGACTGATGTTTGGACTAAGGCTTAAGGTGCTTGTGCAACCAGGTCAGACTGTGTTTTTCTGCTGGTGCACAACAACTGGAGAGGGTCCCATCTAAGTAAGAGTATGGATATACAGAAAGATGTAGGGGGAAAGTAGTATATTAAAATATCAGTAAGCCctgcaaaaatataatttttagagCCCACCCCTTGCCCTGTCACCATTTATATATTCCTGCCCCCTCTCATCCTGTTGTTACCACACTACAACAGGGCTATTATTCTGCTGGAAAGATAGGTGTGTGAGTGCAAAGCTAGGCTGGCCAGGTTGGAAAACCCACCGCTCCTCCAGTCTTTAAACCAGAATGGAGTATTACTTTTCTACACAACACAGACTTACAAATTGTAGTGGCTATGGGTCCATATGTGTAATTAGTATTATACAGGCTGTAGAGTGATTCCACTGCAGATTTTGCTATTTGTTCCTGTGGGGAAAAAACATATTTAGGAGAAAAATTCTTAACAAGGGTAAGAATTGTTTTCTAAGCATAGTTTGAAAGGTTATTTCAACTTTATATGTTTTTGGAATTACGGTTAAATTTCTCACTGGtttattacacaaatatttttagttttgtttttaaaatctaGAATTTCCAAAGAACTCAATAGAAAGTTATCTTTCAAAGTGCATGATGCATAGATATAAAAGCCATGGACATAAACCATTCCACTTGGTACAAAATTATCTGCTCCTGCACTTCAGTTCATTTGCTACTGAAGTTACCCGAGCTCAATTCATTAATTGGGGAGAAGAGTGTTTTATTAAACATCAGTTTAAAAAAAGTCAGCCATGGGTCATGTTGGAAGGTCAATCAGGGATATGCCACTAGTGACCCATGATTAACGCTACCAAATTACCTTTTCCCCCAGAAAAGTTCAAGTTTTTCATagcttgtttttttattcttttttcacaCACATTAACAGCATAAGAGAGTAATTTTCAGTGACCGTTCTCCTTTGTTTGTTAACCAAGAGAAACATATTATGAATTTCACGGCTTTAGCAACACATGAATGTccaatttctttatttaaaaattatgaaaGTCTAATTCTTGATTGGTAACCTATTTTGTATGGCATAACTATGATCAGTGAGTATGTGTTTCTAACATACCTGCATTCCTCGCCATAAACGGCTCTAAATATTCTGACATATGGAAAGAGGCATTGAATGGAGAGATATCTATATATACCACAATTCTCCATAAAAATTAGCAAAATGAAACTggtgtttttttcaaattaaacttTAAATTATGATGCCGTACTGTTTATAATTAATTAGCAACGATTTTGACCTTGAAGGTACACAGGAGAGATGAATGAACAGGCCATGTTTCAATCCACGACCTGGTTAAAATAAATGAAGTCTAAATTCTTCAGTTTCTTGAATTTAAGAAAATGTGTAGAAAGTCATACAGGGTCGACCATGTTCAAACTTGTTTGACTGTGttacatttcatattttattatttttattgtgaacAGTGAACCTCGTAAGTGAACCTCAAACAGTGTTTTTCAGACAGAGTAGTGCTTGcaattagatttaaaaaaaaaagttaagatacttttaactaaaatatattatttaaatagtgttttttaaaaataaaaaaattaaatcttattttaATGTAAACTTAGAACACTACCGACAAACCATGTTTGAGGATGGCAAGCACAAACTGCAAATGTCAAACCCACAGTTCCAATTGAGGTCAGTTGATGATTGTGCTGTGAATATGTTCGGGGGCTTCAAACAGGTGAAATTTTGACATTATTGAGCAGCATTAGTACACAGTAAATATACACTGGTAACGTaagtatgtaaatatattgaCCCTCTAGTAAGTCTGTATGTGATGTACTAGTTAAACAAAGATAGCTGACTACTGTAATAAATGAAATAGTTCATAATACACACTGTAAACAACATTCTTTCTAAGATTTTGAACCTACCAGTTTCTCATGATTGGGTGCCTGTTTTTCTGTGTATCCATAGGGATACAATAGCAACTGTGAGAATGAGTGAACACTTATGTATGCTTTTAAAGAGGAAAGGTTCTCACGAACATATGCAGTTACTGCTCTTGTCTCTGGTGCAGATTCTGGGGCGCTTCCAGCATAGGCTTCACTACAGGGTCTATTATCAAAGTCAATTCCTGGACAGAGGACATATTTGTATTAATCCATTGTTTATTGGAAATGCACGTTGCAATGACAATACATCTGTTTACAGATCGATTACAATTTGATCTATCAGTTCATTTGGAAACATTCATGCCAAGAGAGAATACAGTAAGCAAATAtccttatatataatatatataagcaatCGTATgtcataaatgttatattttctatAATATGCAATAAAAAGGGCTGCATGCCCATATGGTACTGCATTGTATTATATGTAACTTACCATGCCATGATACATTAAAGTTCCTGTTGAGGTCTGTGCCAAAACATTTATCATTAGAAGTTGGAGCTCGATTCTTTCTCCACATACGGTCctgtacattttacaaaacctgaacttcattttttatttaaaacaataggTCTGCATAAACCTTTATAAACAGGCTGCTTTTATTGACAGAATTCTTTAACTAACTAATTAATTAAACCCTCTCACATATATGACAAAGTTACAAAACATCCATGTTCTATTATATCCTATAAGTTGTAGATGTCAGTGGAGTTTATGGAAGTTAAAACCTGGGAACTACCTTAAATGCTGTAATAATAACAAATTACAATCAGAACTATTAATaatattggcatgtgtaaaataCAGGAACATACATCCATaatatttatgttactgcatttaaAAAATTTGTTAAAATTACCATTTCATCTCTAGTGGGCTACAGGTTTCATAGACCATTATACCATGCCTGATGTAGCCCTCTGATATCACAAAATAAATTTATCaagttatattaaaatatatagtttggtagttaaaatatattattttctaatgGGCACTGGTAATTACTCTTTAAATATGTTCTAATTTTTTTACAAGCTTTGCCTTAAAAATATGAAACAATTGTTCTACTCTTGTTTTATCTgaatgtttttcaaaatttccAGACATACTGTATAACGGTGATGGCAATATATAAtgatttttatgcaaaatacttACACCTGTCCAGGACCAAACATAACCATCAATGTTAAATACAGGTAAGACATGGAAGGTCACACTGTCTAACAGTTTAGTCATAGCTTTGTCTTTTCCATATGTTCTTATTGCCTGTtgaagaaataataaaaagtgtGTTTGTGGTAAACTATTTAGGGAGGGGTTAGGCAAGTGAATTTTGAGGGAGTGTTTGAAGCATTGGAGGCTGGAGAAGAGTTTGACGAGGGGTGACGGAGGGTGTCCCAGAAATGTGAAGCAGCACAAGGAAAGTCTTGGAGGCTGGAGTGAAAAGtagtaatcagaggggaggagaggcaatGGTCATTAGCTAAGTGGAGAGTGTGGGAGGGAATGTGGAGGAAGAAGAGGGTGGAGATGCAGGGGAGTGAGGACTGGGCAAGAGCTTTTTTAGGTGAAGACGAggagtttgaattggattctataTGGGAAAGGGGGCCAGTGGAAGGATTGccaaagaggggaggcagaaacAGTGGCATGAGAGAAAAATCAATCTTGTTGCAATGTTATAGAGatgtgatacccagaaactgttggacactaggacccagtgaaacAGCAATGTCTCACAGCACGATactggagatattttaagacCCAGAAAAGTCCAGTCTGTGAGGGCTGCTGGAAAGTTCTGTGTTTTTTGTGACAGGAAAAATGATTAGACTGTGGAGACAATTATTCAAGGAAGCAGAGTTACAGAGAGAGAGGGCCAAGGAGCCTTGTCAGTTCTCTCACACATTACAGCCAATGGGCAGGTTCACAAACAAGCATTGGCATTGTGTTGAGTTTTATATAGTATAAGGTTTTgtttgcatgtatgtatgtatgtatgtatgtcactCTATTTTTCTGGTGATGGTCCGAAGATGTAAGTAACAAAAGTGGGAGAGGGATTGAATGGAAGAATGAATGAGAGAGTAATCAAGGGTGACACCAAAGCAGCAGACTTGAGGTTGAGAAGGAAGGTGGCTTGCAATGGAAGACAATAAGCTTGGTTTTGGTCAATTGGGATAAAGCATTGTTTGAGCCAGAAGGAGATGGTGGATAGACAGTCGGAAATCAGTGAATGTAGGGAGGGGGAGAGGTGAGTTGAGGAAAGGTAGACATTTGGAAATCCACAAAAGTAGGGAAGAGGAGAGGTGGGGAGAGAAAATGTAGAGctgggtgtcatcagcatggaGGTGTTACTGTAGACCGAAGGAGCTGATTAGCTTTACGAGAAAGGAGGTGTGACAGAGCGAGAGCAGCAGGAACAGAAACTTAAGGGAAGTGGGAAAGGACAACAATAGTATGTCAGAGATTAATGGATCCATAGATTTCCATGCAGCATTACACgttttaatacattaaataacagaataacaattgtagttgcTGGAGGGGAAAGTGCATGTGGCTATTCATATGCAGCACCATTATCAGTTACTAATAATAAAGTACTGATAGGCACTTCTCTGCAGCCTCCAGTGGTGTGATATGGTTGTCACAGTGGAAATCATaaaacagtcagctgctggcaaacATGACTGACCTTCACCGTTTATCTTAACTGAGCATCTGCTGGTTCTGGAAAAGACATTTGCTTTTGTGCTGCACTGACACACTTGTGGTTATCTGTCAGTTTGAAGTAACTTTGTTTagaatgatgttttttttttttagagacatGCTCACTGCCAAAACAGTTGTTCCCCAAGTTTGGTGGCAGTTGCTGTCACCAAGGAGCCTGCGGAGATTACCATAGGAGGAATAGAGATGGCAACAACAATGACAGTTGACATCAATGACAGTCACTAATATCACTACCTTTtttaatgtatcattcttgtgcTAATTGTGCTTGATGACAATCATTATATCTTCATTACTTCATTCTCAACATATACGTTTTCCTTGGATGATGCATGCAGTAGCCTCTTTACAGAGCAGCAGTCATATTTTAAGTTGTTCTTTATTTCTTATAAATAACAGGGTTTAGCAAACTGAGCTCCTTATTGTTTCATTTTGGTAAGTCACTGTTGTCTGTATGAATAGCAAAGGCAATGTGGCTTGGAGTTCAATAGATTTCCATGACACAATATTTCTCCGGACATTGAAGAACTTCTCATGGGGACGAGTCCTGATAATACAGCTGTACTGTATGCGATTTAGGTAGTAAAATGCTGCTGAAATCATACTTTTAAATGATTTCAAATTAAGGTAATATAATTTAAATGCAAAAAGTAATGTTTTAAAAGCTAAGCATATGGCTTTACATCAAAGATTTCCCTTACCTTATTCACAAAACACTGACAGAAAGCAGGTGAGATCCATTCACGAGCATGGACTCCGCATTCTAGAAAAACGCCCTTCTTGGCAGACTTTCCAAtctttttaagaaacaaataaGTATAATAGTTGTTAAAatatttgacaattttttttccttactgttctTATTGGTAAGGGATAAGTGCTAGATCTGAAACAAAATAAAGTAATGGACCAGTGAAAGTGTCCTTAATTTTTAGGGTCTTACAGTGCAGTATACATAGTGGAGGTGGTGCTAGAAAGACTATGAATAGTATTtcactgctttacaataatcacaataaaagggaataagaaaaatattttcagaatTCTTACAGACTATAACAAATTACCAGCAGTAATACCAGAATAGTAGAAATATGTTGGCATATACATGATATAAATGGAATATTTACCATGTTATATACAATTCACTCCTTGAGTGAATATACAGTCCATTCTGTTGGCaataaattaatgcaatttaTCTCTAATGGCTGGGTCACATGAGTGATTACAGGGAATGTCAGTTCTCTTGCACATTACAGCCAATGGGCAGGTTCACAAACAAACATTGGCATTGTACTGAGTTCTATATAGTTTAAggttttgtttgtatgtatgtatttcacTCTATTTTTGTAAGTCACgcgtaaagtttttttttacaaaaatgaaataaagtgaaataaaaaagagATTTGGTTTGTCGTTACTCTAAGCATTCATTTTAACATATACATTTCTGAAAACACCATGAAAACTGCTTCAAGACCATTTTATATTATAGAAGTGTCTGAACTCTTAAGtagtagaaaaaaataagaataggaAAAATCAAttggtttaaaacaaaaaaacaagtctAAAGCTCTTCTAAAATGTGAACAAAAAAGTGTGTTTACACATCAGAACTGTAATCTTAATATGTGAAGTTGCCCTCAgattatgtgagtgtgtataaaggGGTATAACTCTATCAGATCCCTCCTATTAGCAGCTGCCGCTCACGGGGAAATAGCCACTAATTGGTTTAGTGCCAGGTAGCCGCCTCTTGTTTAATTCCAGGTTCTACTAAGTTACTTGGTGGGAGCCCTATAGTGTTGAGACCTGAGAGAGAAGAGCAGCACCTGTTAAAGGAACAATATTGTGATTTCCAGAAAAGGTGAAGGATATTCACAGCTTATATTACTGTGCTCGAATGCGATGTTGTTCAGGCCAGCAGTGAGTTAGTTGGCTAGTTGAGTATTGCACTGTATTGTAGCAGATGAGCACGACACATAGTCCCTAAGAATGAGGCTGGGTCCAAAGGAAACTGTACTACAGAATATGTGTGTCTGAAAATGTGTGCGAAAATTAgaaatggtcactgacccccgtgttttggttttggttttggatctggattaccttcgggttttggttttggcaaaaccacccttgcgtgttttggttttgttttgcaattttgtttaaaaatcaattttttgggcctaaaataacctaatttagtgctccacctgtttcttggataagtaaggtaattgtaaagctaataaattatgaaaaaaacagtttaattcctggtaggccgtcattaattctacacacaaaccagattgtcttcctctccatctatgcctattggcaatacagccatcgtctttgagtgtatattacaccctacacttatagttaaatatttaaagaaatggacaaaggcagtttggtttctgtctctctaggcccccct encodes the following:
- the LOC142142695 gene encoding mast cell carboxypeptidase A-like, whose amino-acid sequence is MKILLLLSCTVVTFSAPSSRRFDNEKVFQVTPKNEKEVDFIKYLDKTMQLDFWKPKSSHHVTVKTNVHFHANAEQSKSIVDLLDQKEIEYKIIFHNLQDVIENQFKKDGEHQKASTRYYQWKEIAMWVYSVSLKYPKLVSMVNIGETFEGRPMPVLKIGKSAKKGVFLECGVHAREWISPAFCQCFVNKAIRTYGKDKAMTKLLDSVTFHVLPVFNIDGYVWSWTGDRMWRKNRAPTSNDKCFGTDLNRNFNVSWHGIDFDNRPCSEAYAGSAPESAPETRAVTAYVRENLSSLKAYISVHSFSQLLLYPYGYTEKQAPNHEKLEQIAKSAVESLYSLYNTNYTYGPIATTIYPVSGSSIDWSYDEGIKYSFAFELRDEGDYGFLLPEHDIEPTCRETMLAVKQIANYLIDLDI